ttatttagcttgattttgtatttattaatgcaCCTTGTCACAATAGTAATTTCGTTGTGttgcacaatgacaataaagtgcgTGAATTAAACCAACCTTCTAATACCCATGGAAGAAAACCAGAATAGCTTTCTTTGTTTCATATACATATTTAATGCCATCTTACTCTTTCTGTTGTGCCAGTGGACCTCTTGATTTAGGGGTGAAACTCACAGATAGATGTTTTTTGCGCCGAGTGTGGTGGAACCTCTGCCAGTTTGTCTTGttctgcagcagagagcagcttcccGCCATTGACTCACCCATGGGGTTTTTTTTACGTTCTCAGCTTCGTCTCCATGGTTACTGCCATCTACCATTTTGGGTCTCCTGTCCGCTTTGCTGTGCAGACCCAGCAGGCCTGGCCTCTCcgtggtcccccccccccatgtcggGGTTCACATATTTACCCCTTCATTATCAGCTCTTCAGGGGCCAGTGTCTCTGGGGCCAGGCAGGCTGGAGGTGTGGCCTGATCTTCTGGAAGAAGTTGAACTTCGACCCATTTGGGGAACACCTTACCATTGGTTTGCCCTGCTCTTTCACTGCCTCCTGCAGTACTGGGGGTTTACCCAGAAGTGTATGCTCCTGTTCGGAATAACACACTCCTTTGTGGGAAGCTGGAGACTATTTTGAGAGCTTGAGCAGAGGCACTGCTGGGAGTTAATGGACACAGCTCAGCTTTAGCAAGCTTTATGATATGTGCTGAAAGCTGTTATTGATAAGATATaatgcagtatttatttttattacctgTGCTTCCACAGTTTCTatcgtttatttatttgtgtccATACAGTCGCATTAACACTTGTGTATAAGAATGAAATATCagtccatcttccaaccacttgtCCTGGACAGGGTCATGGGTAGGCATGGAATATTCCTGCTGTATAGAAATTCAGTATCGATGTAGAGTTTGTGCTTTATTCAGATTTATACATTATGCAATTTCACATTAAAGTGAGCACACATTGGATTGCATCAAGTTAGCCAGCTAAACAGAAGGGTTGAACATCCTTTTCCCAATGAATTAGGAGTCATCAGTCCTGGCATCCAGAACAGGCTTGAAAGTCCTATTGAAAGTCCTGAAAAACCGGGTCGGGAAATGAATAGCTGCCTTGACAAATATTGCATGTGACGTATTTCCAGAGGTGCACGGCATCCATTTACGCTGCCTACCGTCGGCTGGAGAGCGAATGCAACATAACAGGTACTTACAAGACGCTCCACATCTTCAGCAAGATTGTGTTTGACGACCTACAGCAGTTACTAATGCTGAGGGTTCAGCCCAGTCTGCTCAGttctggcccctggaggatgagATCGGTGTGGCTGAATGGATTGTGGGAATCCATGTCAGAGTGAGACTGAGACCCTCTCAGTCAGAAGTCACACGCATAGACCGAGAGTGACGAGCAGTTTCAGGCCAGTTAAAGTGCAACTTAGTGATGCCAGTGAAAAAACGCATCATAATTTACATATATGCTAATTACACAGATCGCTCTGTCACCCCCTGGGTTTTTGTATTCTATGGCTTCTTTTCTACAGAAGGAGaatttatagattttttttgtttgttgcgTGTGTGTAAACTATGTGTGTTGTCCAGATAATGGTCATGCTTTGATGGCATATTGTCTATGTAAGTTTAGTTAATCTAACAATTTCAGCTCTGATCATCTTTGGGAACCATTGgtggcacccccctccccccccccgcccagaaACTTGACCTTGCCTGGGAagggaggaggtggggggggccctCAGAAGATGGTGTCCTATATGGCTGCATACTGTATGTCACCCAATGGATTGACTGACTATCTGCATGTCAATGTGTGAAAAAACGATTCCCAAAACAGACACAAATTCAACCTGCGATGCATCCTTAAGAGCGACACTCGTGCAACTGGCCACTGGAATCCAGTGACTCGTATTACAAGAGCACAAACCACACGGTTCATATTTAATAGCCTCCGGAACGCTCACATCATCTTTTTGGTGATTCTTTCAACCTTTTTGTTGACGGTTCTCTCTCTCTTAGAACATCATGCACAAATGAGCACGGCACTTTTATTCCTCTAGAGCAGAAAGCCCTTCCCCTGTGATGACTCCACCTAGGAGCCAGGTCACTCCCAGCAGAAGAGAGtcatatgtctgtgtgcagtgcacATTGCCGGTGCGCGCAGGAAGGCATCCCTTGCACCCTCTCTGCGATCGAACCGCAGGTGTGATGACTCTCAAGCTTAACTGGCTTTATAGGCACATCGCTCGAACCTGAGCAGCCAGACGAGCAGCCTTCTCTGGATTCCATCTCAGCCGCTTGGGTGCCTCTCTTTTAGGTTCTTTTAGAGCACTGATTCAATCATGTCTTTATAATTCCCTCGGTGAGATTCGGACTACTCCTTCGCTTGCAGCCACTGCTTTGCTTCCAGAGGAGGAGaagtggaaaaaaaagcacCAGCCATGAATTTTGATGATATTCTCGACAAGATTGGCAGCTTTGGAAACTTCCAGAAGACCCTGCACGTATGGATGTGCCTTCCACAGATCTTCCTGGCATGCCACACGCTCGTGTCTGTTTTCACTGGGGCTGTGCCCCCCCACATATGTCGCTCCAGATGGCCGCTGGCAGGTAACCAGGCCCTCCCCCTGAACATCAGCCAAGCTGCTGGACCAGGGGGGGGTCCTGACCTCTCCTGCACAGCCCTCGATACCCAAGAGCTGGCCAACCTTAGCAAGGCCCTAGTGCTGAGCAAGAACCACACGACAGAGGGCTGTGCAGGGGGCTGGGAGTACAGCAAGGAGATCTTCTCCAGCACAGTGGTGACCGAGGTGAGTGGGCAGGACATGAACGAAAGCCGGCGTGTCAGTCGATAGCACATGATCGTCATTCACTCTGAAAACTAAGGTTGTGAGGAGCCTCCCTTCCACCATAATTATTGACCGTGACAAAATGTGCATAATAATATCCAAAACAGGTTTCAGCTGGAAGAAGCTCAAGATTGCTTAGGCTTTGCTTTCTATGTCCTCTTCAATTTCTTGTAATAAAAGGTGGAACTTCACCTCTCTGGAAAGGTAGGAGCCCAAGCTATTGTGGGAGATAGCAAGGCATCAGCTAGATGTACTCAACCTTGCCAGACTTCTTGATCAGTGACAGTCCCTCCAACTCTGGAGATCCCTGTGGTGAATGACCTCAGGTATCTGCGGGGATGCTCACAAGGCTGAGTGTGACGCAGCAGTGTGGAGCGCACAGCCTTCTTACAGAGGGTGGCTGAGGACCTAGAGATTCTGTGGTCCTCCTGGGAGACTTCAGTACTCGTGAAGAATGATGGTGATGGCTGTAGGGCTGAGATTAGGAAGAATAGCCTCGTGGATCAAAAGCCAAGTGCTGGGTCGTTATTGGACTTCAGTGAAAGCCATATTAAAGCACACAGATGTCCATAAGTATACATGATAAAACAGCACCCCAAGTCAAAGATCAATGACCAGGTTTATAGGGGATAGTAGTGAGTTGGGATGTGGGAAGGAGGCCAGATGAGCAGGCAGGGGTTGCGGGGAATGTCTAGCCAATCTGTGTTGCAGAAGATGTACGAtacaaaaccagaaaaaaactTCCCCTGCTTCTCCAGCCGTAGTGGGGAGCTGCTGACCAACTTCGGAGATATTGTCAAGCACTGGAAGGAATGCTTTGAGGAGCAAGGAGGCAAAGCAGGATCCTATCGTTCTGACTGAAGTTACTTCAGTGGTAGAGGAAAGGCTGCAGGGGGCGATGACATCTGTCCTGAGGTGGCgatcattatttttaaaaaggagaaTCAGAAGGTGTCTTCCAGCTATAGAGGGATCTTACTTCTCAGTGCTCCTGGGAGAGCCTAGCGGAGGTGCTGGACAGAAGACTCCCCTAGGATTGTGGATTCCGGCCTGGCAATGGATCAGTGGGGCTCACTTTGAGGATCACTGAGTGAGGATCCCTGGGTGCTGCCACAgcctacatgtgctttgtggacctGGAGAAGGCATGTGACTGGAGGTCTGGGCGCATGCAGTGGGAGGGCTCGCAGCAATATGGGAAGTCTAGACTGTTATTGAGAGCTCTTCAGATCCACCAGTGCAGTAAGAGTTGTGGCCGCATCCTTAGCACAAAATTTAACCCACTTGGAGAGGTTGTTGGCATCCAAAACAGGTGCATCTTGTCCCCACTTCTGTTCAGGATTTTCATGCACAGGAATTCAAAGCACAGGCGGAGCTGAAGAGGTGTCCAGTACGGGAGGCTACAagggacacacctgcttttcacagatgatgATGTGCTTTTTTGCCTCATCCAATCACGACCTTTAGCCTGTACTAAAGGGAATCGATACCAAATGTGAAGAAGCGGGGATAAGAATCAGTGTCTCCAACTCTCTGAAAATAGTCAACTGCGCCTCTCAGATTGGAGGAGGCAGTCTGTACTTAGTGAAGGAGCCTAAACATTTCAGGATCCTCTTTATGAGTGAAAACAAGATTGATAGGCGGCTCGGTTTGGAGTCTGCAGTTTTTCAGGCCCTGGCGAGCTCTAGTGGATAAATGGGGGTCAAGTTATATGGTGAGACTTGCAGTTTACCAGTCAGTCTGTGTCCCTGTCCTCACCTGTAGTCATGCTGGATGGATTATAGCTCTCAGTTGGCATTGGGAATGTTTAGGGATAACCCAGAATGAGCCTGTCAATGGCCATGGAAAAGGATAGCTGAGCTGAGTTGACCTTCATAGTCTGGTGTCACCGCAACCCTTATTAGGAGAAGTGGTGGGaagatgataatgatgatgatgatgatgatgatgcaatAGGAGAAGGGTGCTATTTGCCTTGTAGTGAGCTAGAACATGTGGCGAATAGTacgatctggtttctttttcttaaaaaaacatGTTCATTTTGTCCTCGTGCCACGTGTCGTTCTTCTGTTCACAGTGGGATCTTGTGTGCAATAAAGCCAAACTGAACACTATTGCATCATCAATCTACATGTTCGGACTTCTGGTCGGAGCTCTTCTGTCTGGAGTTTTGGCAGATAAGTAAGAATGAACATAACAATGCAACTCTAGCTTCTTCCAAGGCTCCTGGTTTTTGCAGACAGATAGGACACATGCATCAGCAAAGCATTGCCTTACAAAGCTACTGTACTGTAACTGCATAGTTGCCTTTAAAAAAATTGTCAGTTATGGTGCTTAAATTCCATAATAAAATTAACTGGGAATGAAATTTGACTCACACCAAAAAGGACATGTATATTAAATTCATTCACTAAGCTATCCCGTAAAGCAATTTTTTTACAATGGCAGTAAGGCCATGCCTGATGCACACAGTCCTCCAGTACACATGCAGTGTTATGAGGCTGCTTGCataatttttccataaataacaAGAACGTGCATACATGGTGTAAATGTTAGTTTCAGACTGACAGTGGAAACCTTTCAAGGGGCAATGAAGCAGCCAGATATTACATAGGCATTTTCCAGGATCACATGCACCACACCTGCAAAGGCAGTATAAAATCGGTCTTATCTGATCTTTCTGTGTGACAGAATGTCACAGCTGTTTTCAGAGTGTTGTGGCTGATTCAGTTAGAAACGCGCTTTAAATCACATTTTGCCTCCAAGTCAAATATATTACAAGCGTTCTGTCCTTTGAAAAGGTGGGAATCATTCTGCAGCTCCTGtaactttgtttttaaattgatCCCATTGGTCGCTTAACCCAAAAtggtctctttttttttggtcttgTTCCAGATACGGTCGAAGAATCATCATTCTCGTTGGCTTGGCCGTTCAGGCCACCTTTGGAGTTGGTACCGCTTTTGCCCCGAATGTCTGTACCTACATGTTCTTCCGCTTTGTGGTCGGAATGACTGTTTCCGCAGTGATCATGAACATCTTCGTTTTAGGTCAGTTCATATTCAACACCatgtcattttattgttttactcaGGTAGTAAAATTTCTCTCCCCCTTATGCTAAATCTTTCAAGGTGGACCGACTGGTATACAGTgttcacagaaagtcttgggatgcttgcttaattctgtaaaaaaaattgaaaattttttggtttcataacaaaaatccattgataagcaatgtttaacacaTCTGCACATATCATCCAcgcagacattttctttttattgtaataatttttttgactgactcattcagttctgttcttgctaTTTTGTTATTAGttgcaattgtagtcactggctcccaaaggaacactaaacacaaatgtctggtgtttgttattgcaaaggttttaaaaatttaaaagcacccaatgagactgcttgtcaataaTCTTTTTAACTGTTTTTAGTTCTTTTAGtgcttgaaattaatgttttacttacaacaactggttgtttctaatgtgatttTCTAGTATGAATGTAATCGTTtgttgttataaaaccaataaatttgctatatgtttactgaattaagcaagcgtcccAAGACATTGGTTTGGTATTGTCAAGTGGGATTAATCTCAGTCATGAGTAGTTGAGGCTAAAGGTTGCTAATTGCTCTGTCTTGAATCTTGATCATCCTTTTTTCTACATGGACTGCAGGTACGGAATGGACAGGGCAGAAGCACCGGATGCTCGCTGGCCTGCTCACCGACTACTTCTTTGGGTTGGGGTACATCATGCTGGCGGGGGTAGCGTATCTGATCCGTGACTGGAGGACACTGCAGCTGGCCGTATCTCTGCCCGAATTCCTGTTTTTCTTCTACATTTGGTGAGACACGTCCTTACGTCATCCGTGTCACCAACAAAATTTACCACAAAATTTACGCCACGTCCTCTCATCTGCAACTGAAAGCACTCATGGGACAGTGAAATATGAATTGGTCTTTAAGTTAACAGATCTTGCAGAATCTCTTACAAAACAATCTTTTTACTCTGGGGCAATTCTATGATGTTTTTaagatggtggggggggcataattgttttttatgatatgttttgaatttgtGAGTGACAGATGATGGGGCACTCTGTGGGCCAATAAGCTTTCAGCTAGAGCCAGTGCCcctctggccccgcccctgtataggCCCCTCCTTTTACTTACAACATCTCAGTGACTTTTTCCCTGTGTTTCCATATGTACAGCTGGATCCCCTTCTGGTTTACTAGCTTGATGTGTGTCCTGGGTTAATGTAAAGCTTGACCATTGACACCCGCTGCTTGCGTGCCCACAGGGTCCTGCCTGAATCTGCTCGCTGGCTAATAACCAAAGGGAAGAAGAAGGAAGCCGTGGATCTAATCCAAAAAGCAGCATTAAGGAACAGAAACCCGCTGCCACCCAATTTTGAGCTGTTTCAGGTCCAATTTTTATTTCTCACTGAGACAAacggcaacactttacttgaaagggctcaaataatatagtattttgctattacttatgtattaattaaccacaaactaagtcttagttacatactgactTCATGTtgattcatcattaatgaaccgtgacgcatgttttatctcaggctgttactatatttgttactatatctgttaattctgtaaacctttgtggcTTAAttaaggaacaagtaatgaacaACACAAGTGAAACGCTGATCTCACGTTTCATTATACTTCATCGTTAATTAATCGTGACGTAATCTCAGGTAGCGACTATAtgtgttcatgatttgtttattatttgtacttcagtagtaattgagttattactaagtatttgacCAACATACAAGTGGAATCAGATGAAAGTATCTATGTACTGTGCTCTAACTAACATTTTACGCAGCATTTTCCTCATTGGCTCTAGGAAAGACAATCCACAAAGCTAATGAGATACACGCTTACCATCTGCTTTACAGCAACCCAATGAGCTCAACGGAGAGGCAAAGAAGAAAAAGGGCACCCTGGTTGACCTCGTCCGCACCCCAAGGATGAGGAAGAGGTCGCTGATATTGTTCTACCTCTGGTAATTTCACAACCATTTCCTAAAAGGCTATTTGTAGCTGAAATTGCTCTCGGAAGCTAGCCATCCTACCTTTGCCCAATCACCTGGGCTGTTTCATTCTGATTACAACAAAGACACAGCTTGCTGTAAATTTAGTTGATGTAATGTGCTACAGATGACATATCGGATAAGCACTTAACTCAGTACACACCAAGCTGGATGGGCAAGGTGGCGATAGGGTCGGGTAATTCGCTGTGGTATGAAATGAGGCTTGTCGTGATTATCTGCATCCAGCAGCATTTGTgaaacacacattttattcccgtGATGTCGTGTGATTACAGGATCATTTATACACACGCTGTGTCACCACAGAGTGGGAGGGCTGAATTTGCCATGGTCATGTTTCATTTATGAAACTTTGTTGACTTGGAgcaaaggcaaggacacacatgtgaacacacacgcacacctataTGTTTGCAGACGCAAGAAGCTTCCATTATTCCTAATGCAGAGAATTCtttgctcttgtttttgcttgtgaaaaatatatttttttaaatctgagaATTCTTAAGCTTTAGAATTTGACGTGTCTCATCAAACAGCTCCATTTGCCCTTTAACGGGACAGTACTTTCACACATTTTTaccatttcctgtttttttttgcactctGTGTTTGTCGGTCAGGCTCTTCCTGTCTGCAAAAAAAGGCGGGAAAAGAGAACCTGTTGTTTTTCAGTACACAACTGTGACCTGCAAAAACAAACccgttttctttatttttgccCCTCTCTGCTGTCCTCAGGTTTGTTAATTCGCTGGTTTATTATGGCTTGTCTCTGAACATCACCACCTTTGGCATGAACATCTACCTCACCCAGTTTATCTTTGGACTGGTGGAAATACCTGCCCGCACCATCATCCTCTTCACCATCAACCGATCCAGGAAGATCTGTCTGATCTGCTTTTTTGTTACCGGAGGTCTTGCATGCCTTTCAACCATCTTTGTTCCAGACAGTAAGTGTGATTTCATAAATTAATGCATAACCCTTGAAATACTGTGGAGATGCCAAACAATACTATATGATGCAATCCCATGTGAGGCTACTGTCATTAACATAATTTACTAACATAATGACAGAACTTACGCCATAATTCCATTTTATTTCAATCTGTTGATGTCCATCATATGTTCAATCACAGCAGTACAATCTGAGCTCACAGATACATGCTACACAGTCTACACTGATAAATACGTATGCAGACAGGTGCATTGATACTGAGGTTCTCACCAGAACCATATTTCACCCCTGTACTACCCCAGGAACAGGCGTGGTCTTGGTCCAGCTCACTGTAATGTTTGGCCTCTCAGGCCTCATAGTTCTGGTGATTGTGCTCCTGTAGGATCCTCCAGGACTCATAATGCTGGACTTAAGGCCGAGCctaaatagaatagaatagaatagaatagaatagaattcaactttattgtcattgcacatgtCACAAGTACCTGGCAACGAAATGCAGTTTGCATCCATCCAGAAAGTGCTTTAGccataatatttacaaaatatataagCAATACCATATGATGAGTTCAGTGTTGGCAAACTATGACATCACTGCATGTATTGCATTGCAATTATGTATGTGGCACCCGCAGGCATTGGGTAGATTATGCAGACTTTACAAACTGGTTCCATTCTGGTTTTCTTTTGTGTACAAGCAAGCATATCCAAGGTCCCTGGCACGGTTACAATGGCAGAGATGGGTGTAATAAAAGAACTGAGGCCACAAGGAGTTTTCAACACAGTCCTCATCCAAGACTTATGTGAATGAATAGTTGTTCCGAACATTATGCTTCAGTCATACGAGGACATCTCCTGAAATGCCCGTCTGATCTGGGGCCGTCACCTTCGATGTTGTCTTTGCAGAGATGCCCATTCTGAGGATTCTCTTGGCCATGATCGGAAAATTCGGGATCACGGGCTCCGTGTCAGTAATATACATCTATTCCGCAGAGGTGTTTCCTACAGTCATCAGGTGAGGGTCCCAGCACGGTCTCCAGGGGGCTGCGTGTGGAGGAGACGTCTGTCTTTCAGCTGACACACTGACTGCGTGAGAGAAAGCACACGACCTGTGGTCGGAGACACTCAACACTCAGCAGTGGTTTAAGCATCTAAGCATCTCCATGAGAGGTCTTGCACTGGATGAGATAGGGGATCCCTCACTCTTACCTAGAAAGATACTTGCATCTTCTGGATTATTCTGTGGGTTTCCTGGAAAATGAAGCAGAGACACTGTACACACAGTAGGCATAGTAACAGCCTGAGACCCAGCGGGAGCGATACGGGGCTCGATGGTTTAAGACAtcgtgcctgtgatcagaaggtcgccggttcaaatcccttggctggcagagtgattttgcTCTTAGGCCCTTGAGCCAGGGCCTTAACCCAAACGATGTCTGATCCAgttttctccaaaaaaaaatgtacatcactGTATAAAAAGACCTTTTATTGGTCCTTGTTATTTTACTTTGTATGTTTAATCCTCTTTGATTTATATACCGCAGGCCACACATGACAGATATTTCTCTTGGCCCTTAACCTCTGAAAATCCGGTTATTTTCAGGCACTTCAGATACTTTCCTGATTTTAATTAGTTGAATACCTGAATTCAGCTACTGTATATCAGTTCTGTTTTAGTTTCTcctacattaaaatatatatatatatcaaaggTTATTTCATGGATATTTAATGTGGATATTTTAGGTGAGGAGTTCCTCTGGCATGTAGTAGGTGCTGCTGAAACCTCCATTTCTGCTGCAGGCAAAACGGCATGGGCATGTCGTCCATGTGCGCCCGCACTGGAGGCATCGTCTCTCCCATCATGCACCTGCTGGCGAGCAACAGGAAGGAGGCGCCCATGGCAGTGTTTGGCATCTGCCCCCTGGTGGGGGCTGCCCTTGCTCTGATGCTGCCCGAAACCGCCGGCAAGCCCCTGCCCGACACCATCAAGGATGTGGAGCAGACCCAGTGCAGGTAGTCTTTGAATAGATTTGGTTATTTGCTTTCTTGGGGATTTTTTACTGTAGTCTACTCTAGAAAACATCTTTTGTTCATTGTCCCCCAAGAAGCTAGTGGCCTATGTGACAGTTAACGTAGCATGGTCTTCAGAACAACTAGCCACCCAGACATATTTTGTGTCATTGTCACTCCTCTCAGTGGAGGTGACACATAGCACAGAGCTGTACatgatggacagatggatggatggatgatgaataatggatagatggatacagtcagtcagacagacagaaaaatattttattaatccctACAGGGAAATTAAGGTACAACATTAGTCAAACAGTGCTGGAAATTGCCCgtctccatggaaacactgTAATGCAGAATGTCTTCCTCCTGACAGAGAGGATGCTGCAGAGAAGGCCCTCTACAAGCAAGCCCCGGGGTCCCTGGAGGTCATcatctgagcccccccccccccatggtcaGGACCACACAAAGACAAAGATAATTCTACTGAATGGGCCCCCCAATTCTTTTTGGGGcccatttttttttgggggggggggggggggtgctgatgataaaatttgccaagCAGGTTCCAGCAGAGCAGTAGTTCCGTTTTTCCAAGGCACTCGCCCCAGTATTTGGGCCCCTGAAAGTCTTCCCCTTTCTGTGTGCAGTGAACCATAAATCACAAAGTGCTTATTAAAGGAGCAAAGGGAATATATGTGTGAATGTCCCTTGGAAGGTCATTACAGAATTTACACTTACAATAATTTTACAATAATGTTACAAAATGTTACAGTAGACACAAATCTGTTGATGCCAGGTGCTATGCGGACTGTCGGGATCACGGGATCCGTGTCTGTAATGTCTTTGTTGTGATCAGAATGAAACAATACTATTTTTCAGTAGTCCATactttttttactttttggttaaaaaataaaaccttatTTCAAATAATCATAATCACTCCAGTTTATATGCAGTCCAAGAAATCATGTAAAAAACTATTTCATACAGGAGAAATCAATCATGATATTTCATTAAAGTAAAGAGCTTCAGCCTATCCATTAACATAATGATATGGTCACTTTTAATACATTGTAACATTAGCAAAGTGCAGAATCCACATGCCTGTTATACTGGTCTCAAAGTAACAGTGCTGATGTTTTCTCTGGGCAATACTGTGTGCCAGCAGATTACTCAGAATACTCCTTATCTCATAAGATGCACAACTCCTGTTCTCACGGGCCACAGTCTTGATGATTAAATAATAAGTGTTAACATAATCACAGAGACTGCATATTCAAACCACCACTTAAAAATGTGACTGAGAGCTGCAGTAAAATTCGCATCGGCTCTGCCTGAAGACCAGAGTGACACCTTCTCCATTAGAGTCAGCCTAAGGCCTGCTCCGCATTCCACTGTCTTTGTAATCCCACTTAGCTCCTGTCACaggtttttaaaatatattttatccTACAAAACCCTgaaaaagcagaaaataaataaatccagaACAACTACAGTCAAACACAAAACTATATAAACATCCATAATGTTGTATTTGACATATTAGTGTTTTTTTGGACTTTTTTGGTCATATTTATTATTGtggttttttttgtatattttgaaTACTGTAATAAAAGTACAGGATGTTTTTAACCTTCTTGATGACGTCGATGTGCCCTTTTGCTCTGGAATGAAAGTAGGTGCATTGGTGATTTCGGCGCCTGTGGATGTGTCCGTATTGCGTCAGCTCAGCCTGAGGGATCCTGGACATTAAATATAGGAAAGCGTATGTGAGGACATTGTCTCATAGACAAGTAGAATACAGCGAGAAAGTGCATACAGTGAGGAAGTGCATACAGTGAGGAAGTGCATACAGTGAGGAGGTGCATACAGTGAGGAGGAAATGTGAATACACACTAGAGTGTGAGCTGGACTTTATCACGTTTATAAACATCTATCATTCAAAGAGCCTTTCGGCACTGCGGAAGAAGTAAGTAAtgcaggtgggggggcggggggggggttccggaacctatcctggaagctCCAGGAATGAGGCAGGGATTTACCTTGGATGATACTGTGTCGCTGTGGACCTTTCAAGCTTATCACAGGCAACATAAGGCAGAAGGCTGAGGTACACTCTGAACAGGGTGCCCGTACAGTGCTGCCATGTTGTTTATTTTGCTATTGGATAAATGGATTATTTATAACAAATTTGAACTCTCaacatatatattcataaagCATGTTCTCTTACATCTATTAACAATACTTTATTACATATGATTATATCATATCTAACACCATTGATATggaatacatttaaataaccCAAATAAGTTTATGATTAGTTTTTAGTTTAGTTGTTAAGTAAGGATTGTTTCACCTACTCCACTGCGACCCTCCACTGGACAAGAGGTTATGGAGGTTGAATGTCTTCGATTCCTGGTGGTTTAGTGCACTGCAGATGCAATCCGGGGTGTGCGCTGCATTTCGCCTTTTGCATTCCATCATAAACTCTTTAGTCTGGATACGTGGCTGTTGCTGAAAACAGACGAACGCTTTGCTTACTTTATAACTTACCATTGCCACCCTATGGACAAAAGTGGTAttttaattttccttttttGA
This window of the Paramormyrops kingsleyae isolate MSU_618 chromosome 19, PKINGS_0.4, whole genome shotgun sequence genome carries:
- the LOC111842984 gene encoding organic cation transporter protein; its protein translation is MNFDDILDKIGSFGNFQKTLHVWMCLPQIFLACHTLVSVFTGAVPPHICRSRWPLAGNQALPLNISQAAGPGGGPDLSCTALDTQELANLSKALVLSKNHTTEGCAGGWEYSKEIFSSTVVTEWDLVCNKAKLNTIASSIYMFGLLVGALLSGVLADKYGRRIIILVGLAVQATFGVGTAFAPNVCTYMFFRFVVGMTVSAVIMNIFVLGTEWTGQKHRMLAGLLTDYFFGLGYIMLAGVAYLIRDWRTLQLAVSLPEFLFFFYIWVLPESARWLITKGKKKEAVDLIQKAALRNRNPLPPNFELFQQPNELNGEAKKKKGTLVDLVRTPRMRKRSLILFYLWFVNSLVYYGLSLNITTFGMNIYLTQFIFGLVEIPARTIILFTINRSRKICLICFFVTGGLACLSTIFVPDKMPILRILLAMIGKFGITGSVSVIYIYSAEVFPTVIRQNGMGMSSMCARTGGIVSPIMHLLASNRKEAPMAVFGICPLVGAALALMLPETAGKPLPDTIKDVEQTQCREDAAEKALYKQAPGSLEVII